The following proteins are co-located in the Meriones unguiculatus strain TT.TT164.6M chromosome 4, Bangor_MerUng_6.1, whole genome shotgun sequence genome:
- the Cryba4 gene encoding beta-crystallin A4 → MTQQCTKSAGHWRMVVWDEEGFQGRRHEFTAECPSVLELGFETVRSLKVLSGAWVGFEHAGFQGQQYVLERGEYPGWDAWSGNTAYPAERLTSFRPVACANHRDSRLTIFEQENFLGRKGELSDDYPSLQAMGWDGTEVGSFHVQSGAWVCSQFPGYRGFQYVLESDHHSGDYKHFREWGSHAHTFQVQSVRRIQQ, encoded by the exons ATGACCCAGCAGTGCACCAAGTCAGCCGGACACTGGAGG ATGGTGGTGTGGGATGAAGAGGGCTTCCAGGGCCGACGGCACGAATTCACAGCTGAGTGTCCCAGCGTGCTGGAGCTTGGCTTTGAGACCGTGCGATCTTTGAAAGTCCTGAGCGGAGC gtgggtgggctttgagcatGCCGGCTTCCAAGGGCAGCAATATGTGCTGGAGAGGGGCGAGTACCCAGGCTGGGATGCCTGGAGTGGCAACACGGCCTATCCCGCTGAGAGGCTCACCTCCTTCCGGCCCGTGGCCTGCGCT AATCACCGTGATTCAAGGCTGACCATCTTCGAGCAGGAAAACTTCCTGGGCAGGAAAGGCGAACTGAGCGATGACTACCCCTCTCTGCAGGCCATGGGCTGGGACGGCACGGAAGTGGGCTCCTTCCATGTTCAATCCGGGGC GTGGGTTTGTTCCCAGTTTCCTGGCTACCGAGGTTTTCAGTACGTCCTGGAGAGCGATCACCACTCGGGTGATTACAAGCACTTCAGGGAGTGGGGTTCCCATGCCCACACCTTCCAGGTGCAGAGCGTGCGCAGGATCCAGCAGTGA